The Algoriphagus sp. TR-M9 genome has a window encoding:
- a CDS encoding efflux RND transporter permease subunit produces the protein MAENQKPQKTREFGLSSLSVDNSTSVVILTLIITVLGLSAYRNMPKESFPEIVIPTVYVGTPYPGNSPVDMENLITRPIEKELKSINDIKDINSTSVQDFSSIVIEFNPGIEISKAIQDVKDAVDKAKSELPTDLDQDPNVLEVNTSDFPIMNVNISGDYSETELKKFGEYLEDEIEKLSEISSADLAGTVEREIQINADPYKMEAVGVSFNDIAQAVQTENVTISGGNIRTGDFQRSLRVDGEFDDPMDLEDIIVKTDNQKIVYLRDVAEVKDTYKERSSYARSKNLPVVTINVVKRSGENLLYAADKIKEIIDETKANRFPPDVEITITNDQSKQTRLQVSDLENSIIFGVILVVLVLMFFLGFRNALFVGIAIPLSMFISFLVLNAFGITLNLMVLFSLILALGMLVDNGIVVVENIYRLMSEGKSSTQAAKEGVGEVAWPIITSTATTLAAFLPLAFWQDTVGEFMKFLPITLIIVLSSSLFVALVINPVLTAMFMKIEDVSVNKPKQKSIIVAGVFLVLSTIFYLIGVTAIGTLMLVACILTLFNVFVLRKAIRWFQTVLLVKLENTYESSLKFALNGKKPYLFFGGTFLLLIFSLVLLGVRAPKVLFFPDNQPQLVNVFIEFPIGTDIEATNEFVDGMEDEMMEALSDYEGILESVISQVGEGTGDPMEGPSNQPTPHKAKITIGFVDYIDRQGINTNGAMEVIRDLAEKYPGVLITVDKQKNGPPTGKAVNLEFTGENYDQLIAYVNQTREYLNNQNIPGVEELKTDLSLGNPEVILNIDREKARRFGLSTSEIANDLRTALFGLEVSKYKEGEDDYPIQLRLKEGFRYDINTLVNKKIGFRDKFGEKREVPISAVAEIKYGSTYGSVKRKDLDKAVTIYSNVLDGYNATEVNAQIQAALRTYEVPDGISVKYTGEQEEQQKSMEFLMGALGVAVSLIFLIIVAQFNSVTTPFIIMASVVLSTIGVFLGLVIFNMDFVVIMTGIGIISLAGVVVNNAIVLIDYTNLVRERKREDLGLGPKDRLPFDLMIASIVESGKTRLRPVLLTAITTVLGLIPLAIGMNINFGSLLSDFDPQFYVGGDNAAFWGPMAWTVIFGLTFATFLTLVIVPVMYLLADKLSLRISKLKS, from the coding sequence ATGGCAGAAAATCAAAAACCACAAAAAACACGTGAGTTTGGACTGTCCAGCCTGAGCGTGGACAACTCCACTTCGGTGGTCATTCTTACCTTGATTATTACAGTCTTGGGACTGAGTGCCTATAGAAATATGCCGAAGGAAAGCTTCCCGGAAATCGTCATCCCTACGGTGTACGTGGGGACGCCCTATCCGGGCAACTCTCCAGTGGATATGGAGAACCTGATTACCCGTCCGATCGAAAAGGAGCTGAAGTCTATCAATGATATCAAAGACATCAACTCCACTTCTGTTCAGGATTTTTCATCCATCGTGATTGAGTTTAATCCGGGTATAGAGATTTCCAAAGCGATACAGGATGTGAAGGATGCTGTAGATAAAGCGAAAAGTGAACTGCCTACTGACCTGGATCAGGATCCAAATGTCTTAGAGGTGAATACCTCAGATTTCCCCATCATGAATGTGAATATATCCGGAGATTATTCGGAGACGGAGCTGAAGAAGTTTGGGGAATACCTGGAGGATGAGATAGAAAAGCTTTCTGAAATATCCAGCGCGGATCTGGCAGGTACGGTAGAGCGAGAAATTCAAATCAATGCGGATCCTTATAAAATGGAGGCAGTGGGTGTGAGTTTCAATGATATTGCGCAAGCTGTGCAGACGGAGAATGTCACCATTTCAGGAGGGAATATCCGAACTGGAGATTTTCAGCGGAGCCTGAGAGTAGATGGTGAATTCGACGATCCTATGGATCTGGAGGATATCATTGTCAAGACAGATAATCAAAAAATCGTGTACCTAAGGGATGTAGCTGAAGTCAAAGACACCTATAAGGAACGAAGCAGTTACGCCAGAAGTAAGAACCTGCCCGTGGTCACGATCAATGTGGTCAAAAGAAGTGGTGAAAACCTGCTTTACGCGGCAGATAAGATCAAGGAAATCATAGATGAGACCAAGGCCAATCGTTTTCCGCCGGATGTAGAAATTACCATTACCAATGATCAATCCAAGCAAACCAGGCTTCAGGTAAGTGACTTGGAAAACTCGATTATTTTTGGGGTAATTCTGGTAGTTCTGGTATTGATGTTTTTCCTAGGATTTAGAAATGCATTGTTTGTGGGGATCGCTATCCCACTCTCCATGTTCATTTCATTCTTGGTTTTGAATGCATTCGGGATCACCTTGAATTTGATGGTGCTTTTCTCTTTGATTCTTGCTCTGGGAATGCTGGTGGATAATGGGATTGTGGTGGTGGAAAACATCTACAGGCTCATGTCTGAAGGAAAAAGTTCTACTCAAGCAGCCAAAGAGGGAGTAGGTGAAGTGGCTTGGCCTATCATTACTTCCACGGCTACTACGCTGGCGGCATTTTTACCTTTGGCTTTTTGGCAAGATACGGTAGGGGAGTTCATGAAGTTTTTGCCGATTACCCTGATTATCGTACTTTCTTCATCCTTGTTTGTGGCTTTGGTCATCAACCCGGTTTTGACCGCAATGTTTATGAAGATAGAGGATGTGAGCGTGAATAAGCCCAAGCAAAAGTCGATCATAGTAGCAGGTGTGTTTTTAGTGCTATCTACTATTTTCTATTTAATCGGTGTTACCGCTATTGGCACCTTGATGCTGGTGGCTTGCATTTTGACTTTGTTCAATGTTTTTGTGCTTCGCAAAGCCATTAGATGGTTTCAGACTGTATTGCTCGTGAAGCTGGAGAATACCTATGAATCTTCATTGAAATTTGCCTTGAATGGCAAAAAACCTTATTTGTTCTTTGGAGGTACTTTCTTATTGCTGATTTTCTCATTGGTATTGCTAGGAGTGAGAGCTCCGAAAGTTTTATTCTTTCCGGATAATCAGCCACAGCTGGTCAATGTGTTCATAGAATTTCCTATCGGTACGGACATAGAAGCTACCAATGAGTTTGTAGATGGCATGGAAGATGAAATGATGGAAGCTTTGAGTGACTATGAAGGGATTCTGGAATCGGTGATTTCCCAGGTAGGAGAAGGTACAGGTGATCCTATGGAAGGCCCGAGTAACCAGCCTACGCCTCACAAAGCCAAAATCACCATTGGTTTTGTGGACTATATAGACAGGCAAGGAATCAATACCAATGGAGCCATGGAGGTCATCCGTGATTTGGCTGAAAAATACCCTGGGGTGTTGATTACGGTGGATAAACAGAAAAATGGCCCGCCTACCGGGAAAGCTGTGAATTTGGAGTTTACAGGTGAGAATTACGATCAACTGATCGCGTACGTGAATCAGACCCGGGAATATTTGAATAATCAGAATATCCCAGGAGTGGAAGAATTGAAGACTGATTTGTCTTTGGGAAATCCAGAGGTAATCTTGAATATAGACCGGGAAAAAGCGAGAAGATTTGGACTTTCTACTTCTGAAATAGCCAATGACTTGAGAACGGCTTTGTTTGGGCTGGAGGTTTCCAAATATAAAGAAGGGGAGGATGACTATCCTATTCAGCTGAGACTGAAAGAAGGGTTCAGATACGACATCAATACACTAGTCAATAAAAAGATAGGATTTAGGGATAAATTCGGTGAAAAACGTGAAGTTCCTATCTCTGCTGTGGCTGAAATCAAGTATGGTTCTACCTATGGATCAGTGAAGAGAAAAGACTTAGACAAGGCCGTGACGATCTATTCTAACGTGCTGGATGGCTACAATGCCACAGAAGTCAATGCCCAAATCCAAGCTGCTCTGAGAACATATGAGGTACCAGATGGAATATCTGTGAAGTACACTGGAGAGCAGGAGGAGCAGCAGAAATCTATGGAATTCTTGATGGGAGCCTTGGGAGTGGCTGTTTCCTTGATCTTCCTGATCATCGTGGCTCAGTTTAATTCCGTGACTACACCATTTATCATCATGGCTTCAGTGGTGCTTAGTACCATAGGGGTATTCCTAGGTTTGGTGATATTCAATATGGATTTTGTAGTGATCATGACCGGGATAGGTATCATCTCCCTGGCGGGTGTTGTGGTGAACAATGCTATAGTTTTGATAGATTACACCAATCTGGTAAGAGAAAGAAAGCGTGAAGACTTAGGCCTAGGTCCAAAAGACCGACTGCCATTTGATTTGATGATAGCAAGTATCGTAGAGTCAGGTAAAACCCGACTTCGACCAGTGCTTTTGACCGCCATTACCACTGTGCTTGGATTGATTCCTCTCGCGATAGGAATGAACATTAATTTCGGATCTTTATTGAGTGATTTTGACCCTCAGTTCTACGTAGGAGGGGATAATGCCGCTTTCTGGGGACCAATGGCATGGACGGTAATATTCGGGTTAACCTTTGCTACTTTCCTTACGTTAGTCATTGTACCAGTCATGTATTTGTTGGCAGATAAACTCAGCTTGAGAATCAGCAAACTTAAATCTTGA
- a CDS encoding TolC family protein, giving the protein MNRIKFSLLAILALMQLRTEVLAQDPAQLEVLQLNLKETLEYALENNVDAKNARLEVMISQTTIKEETAAGLPQINGSVGLTYNPMVPVMFVPNEPPFGDPSNPSDVIPLRFGVSYSANAGVNMTQMIFDGSFFIGLRAAKTYKQLTEYDKVKVENDLIENVKKAYFGVLVNQERIKLAEANLARIDSLLEETKAMNEAGFVEKVEVSRIQVQRNNTFSQLKQSITAYDISKQLLKIQLGLPRNFEIEITETLAELNPEDDLVAIQTMEGERRVEMDQLETNLELTNLDLKNNNAQYMPTLDFSGNFTRSGAGDSFSSTYDPINWFSSSMLGLTLNIPIFDGLSKSARIQRNRLQIQQLENQRFYLDQNIKLEIYQARENLANDLEVLAVQRESMELAQEVYDISKIKYNEGVGSNLEVVEADAALIESEINYLGALYDGLISKVDLEKALGILKVGLEE; this is encoded by the coding sequence ATGAATAGAATAAAATTTTCTCTGCTGGCAATACTGGCCCTGATGCAGCTCAGGACTGAGGTGCTTGCACAGGATCCCGCTCAGCTGGAAGTGTTGCAGCTCAATCTGAAAGAGACTTTGGAATATGCATTGGAAAACAATGTAGATGCCAAGAACGCCAGGCTGGAAGTGATGATCTCCCAGACCACCATCAAGGAAGAGACAGCGGCCGGACTACCGCAGATCAATGGATCGGTAGGATTGACTTATAATCCTATGGTGCCGGTGATGTTTGTGCCAAATGAACCTCCCTTCGGTGATCCTAGTAATCCATCTGACGTAATTCCCTTACGGTTTGGGGTGAGCTATTCGGCGAATGCCGGAGTAAATATGACCCAGATGATTTTTGACGGGTCGTTTTTTATCGGATTGAGAGCTGCCAAAACCTATAAGCAACTGACCGAATACGATAAGGTCAAGGTGGAAAATGACCTGATAGAAAATGTCAAAAAAGCCTATTTCGGGGTACTGGTCAACCAGGAGAGAATCAAACTGGCCGAGGCCAATCTGGCCCGAATCGATTCCCTTTTGGAAGAAACCAAAGCGATGAACGAAGCGGGGTTTGTGGAGAAAGTAGAAGTTTCCAGAATCCAGGTTCAGCGGAACAATACATTTTCCCAGCTGAAGCAAAGCATCACTGCTTATGATATCTCTAAGCAATTGCTGAAAATCCAACTCGGGCTGCCTAGAAATTTCGAAATTGAGATTACGGAGACTTTGGCTGAACTTAACCCGGAGGATGATTTGGTTGCAATTCAGACTATGGAAGGCGAGCGCCGGGTAGAAATGGACCAGTTGGAGACCAATCTAGAGTTGACCAATCTCGACCTGAAAAACAACAATGCCCAGTACATGCCTACCTTGGACTTCAGCGGCAATTTCACCAGATCAGGTGCGGGGGATTCATTTTCTTCTACCTACGATCCTATCAATTGGTTCAGTTCCTCCATGTTGGGTTTGACGCTGAACATCCCGATTTTCGATGGGCTGTCCAAAAGCGCTAGAATCCAAAGGAACAGGCTGCAGATCCAGCAGTTGGAAAACCAGAGGTTTTACCTGGATCAAAACATCAAATTGGAGATATATCAAGCTAGAGAAAACCTGGCCAATGACCTGGAGGTCCTCGCCGTACAGCGGGAAAGCATGGAACTAGCCCAGGAGGTGTATGATATTTCAAAAATCAAATACAATGAAGGCGTTGGTTCCAATCTGGAAGTAGTAGAGGCAGATGCGGCATTGATCGAGTCAGAAATCAATTATTTAGGTGCACTTTACGATGGGTTAATCTCAAAAGTGGATTTAGAAAAAGCACTTGGAATTCTCAAGGTAGGGCTAGAGGAGTAA
- the purL gene encoding phosphoribosylformylglycinamidine synthase — translation MIFFFESPQNLIYAVQTPQPFAPEDIQKLIWLFGEAKALETNQVEGKFSGPRKEMITPWSTNAVEIAGNMGINGITRIEEFFPLKDGETIDPMLKHAYDGLDQDVFDIHLQPEPIVEIKDIAAYNKEHGLALSQEEVDYLEGVSKQLERPLTDSEVFGFSQVNSEHCRHKIFNGTFIIDGVEKPMTLFQLIKETSKKHPNRIASAYKDNVAFVAGPKAQQFAPTTQDKADFFETRDIDTVISLKAETHNFPTTVEPFNGAATGGGGEIRDRMAGGTASIPLAGTAVYMTSYSRTEEGRSWEKNLPARPWLYQSPMDILIKASNGASDFGNKFGQPLISGSVLTFEHEEDGKHHGFDKVIMLAGGVGFTNAKYTKKEEPKAGDQIVIMGGDNYRIGMGGSAVSSLNTGELSNAIELNAIQRSNPEMQKRVSNVIRAMAENENNPIISIHDHGAGGHLNCLSELVENTGGTIHIDQLPVGDPTLSAKEIVGNESQERMGLVIGKKDIATLQTISERERAPFYVVGETTGDMHFKFENQKTGEKPVDWNLSYMFGSSPKTILEDKSSKSSFAEAKYDAEQIQGYIREVLQLEAVACKDWLTNKVDRSVTGRVATQQTVGAIQLPLNDVAVMALDFTGNKGIATSIGHAPVAALANPEAGSRLAIAEAMTNLIFAHIQDGLQGISLSANWMWPAKNEGENDRLYRAVEAVSEFAIDLGVNIPTGKDSLSMTQKYPDGKTVYSPGTVIISSVGECSDIQKTVKTALQPVNGSKILYIDFSRDAAKLAGSSFYQALNKIGNETPDVKDAAYFAQAFTAIQDLIDQGWILAGHDISSGGLITALLEMCFPTPGVGLKVHTNRMHEEDLVKVLFAENPGILIQVADENAVEALLVEADVDYVELAKVTDSGVVELKKTEINLDIAELRDVWFKSSYLLDRKQSGEKLAKDRFDNYKNQPLSFEFAADWKGDFAAAGLDPFRTTKGKAKAAIIREKGVNGDREMAYSLWLAGFEVKDIHMTDLISGRENLEDVQLIAFVGGFSNSDVLGSAKGWAGAFLYNPKAKQALDNFYARPDTLSLGVCNGCQLMVELGLVTPDHADKPKMLHNDSHKFESTFVNVTIPENNSVMLGSLSGQRLGVWVAHAEGKFSLPLAAEQYNFAMKYSYEAYPGNPNGSDHATAGIASADGRHLAIMPHIERTLKPWNWAHYPADRNDDFTPWMEAFVNARKWVEANSEG, via the coding sequence ATGATTTTCTTCTTCGAATCCCCTCAAAACCTTATCTACGCCGTACAAACCCCTCAACCTTTCGCTCCCGAAGATATCCAGAAATTAATCTGGCTTTTTGGCGAAGCCAAAGCTCTGGAAACAAACCAAGTAGAAGGTAAATTCTCCGGCCCAAGAAAAGAAATGATCACCCCCTGGTCCACCAATGCCGTGGAAATCGCCGGAAACATGGGGATAAATGGAATCACCCGCATCGAGGAATTTTTTCCCTTGAAGGACGGGGAAACTATAGACCCCATGCTGAAACATGCATATGACGGTCTGGATCAGGATGTTTTTGACATTCACCTGCAGCCAGAACCCATCGTGGAGATCAAGGACATCGCTGCCTATAATAAGGAGCATGGACTGGCTCTGAGCCAGGAAGAGGTGGATTACCTGGAAGGGGTATCCAAACAACTCGAAAGACCGCTAACTGATTCTGAGGTATTCGGCTTTTCCCAGGTGAACTCGGAGCATTGCCGACATAAGATCTTCAACGGCACATTTATTATAGACGGGGTGGAGAAGCCAATGACGCTTTTCCAACTGATCAAGGAAACCTCCAAAAAGCATCCAAACCGAATCGCTTCTGCCTACAAAGACAACGTGGCATTCGTAGCAGGTCCAAAGGCGCAACAATTCGCTCCAACAACCCAGGATAAAGCAGATTTTTTCGAAACCCGTGACATAGATACGGTGATTTCCCTGAAAGCCGAAACGCACAACTTCCCGACTACGGTAGAGCCATTCAATGGTGCTGCCACCGGAGGCGGCGGTGAGATCCGCGACCGTATGGCAGGTGGTACTGCTTCTATCCCTTTGGCCGGAACAGCAGTTTACATGACCTCCTACTCCAGAACGGAGGAAGGGAGAAGTTGGGAGAAAAATCTTCCTGCAAGGCCTTGGCTATACCAATCCCCGATGGATATTTTGATCAAAGCTTCCAATGGAGCTTCTGATTTTGGAAATAAATTTGGTCAGCCACTGATCTCAGGTTCAGTTCTGACTTTTGAGCATGAAGAAGATGGCAAGCACCACGGCTTTGACAAGGTAATCATGCTTGCCGGCGGCGTTGGCTTTACCAATGCTAAGTACACAAAAAAAGAAGAGCCCAAAGCCGGTGATCAAATCGTGATCATGGGCGGGGACAACTACAGAATCGGCATGGGCGGTTCGGCGGTTTCTTCGCTGAATACCGGTGAACTTTCTAACGCCATCGAACTTAATGCCATTCAGCGTTCCAACCCTGAAATGCAAAAGCGTGTTTCCAATGTGATTCGCGCTATGGCCGAAAACGAAAACAATCCCATCATCTCCATTCATGATCATGGGGCAGGCGGGCATTTGAACTGCCTTTCTGAATTGGTGGAAAACACCGGAGGTACGATCCACATCGACCAACTTCCTGTGGGTGACCCTACCCTTTCTGCCAAGGAAATCGTAGGAAACGAGTCTCAGGAAAGAATGGGATTGGTGATCGGCAAAAAAGATATTGCTACACTTCAGACTATCTCTGAGCGGGAAAGAGCGCCTTTCTATGTAGTCGGTGAGACTACCGGAGATATGCATTTCAAATTTGAAAACCAGAAGACAGGCGAAAAACCTGTGGACTGGAATCTAAGCTATATGTTCGGCTCCTCGCCAAAAACCATTTTGGAAGATAAGAGCAGCAAATCCAGCTTTGCGGAAGCAAAATATGATGCTGAGCAAATTCAAGGCTACATCCGCGAAGTCCTGCAGCTGGAAGCGGTGGCTTGTAAAGACTGGCTGACCAATAAGGTAGATAGATCCGTGACGGGACGTGTGGCTACGCAGCAAACTGTGGGTGCAATCCAGCTTCCGCTGAACGATGTGGCTGTGATGGCGCTGGACTTCACCGGAAATAAAGGCATCGCCACTTCCATAGGTCATGCTCCAGTGGCTGCATTGGCAAATCCGGAAGCAGGTAGCCGACTCGCGATCGCAGAAGCCATGACCAATTTGATCTTCGCTCATATTCAAGACGGCTTGCAGGGAATTTCCCTTTCTGCCAACTGGATGTGGCCTGCGAAAAACGAAGGCGAAAACGATAGATTATATCGTGCTGTGGAAGCTGTTTCGGAATTTGCAATAGATCTGGGGGTGAATATTCCGACTGGAAAAGATTCCCTTTCCATGACACAGAAATACCCTGATGGCAAAACGGTGTACTCTCCAGGGACTGTGATCATCTCTTCTGTAGGGGAATGCTCCGACATTCAGAAAACAGTGAAAACTGCTCTACAACCTGTCAATGGAAGTAAAATCCTATACATAGATTTTTCTAGAGATGCAGCTAAGCTTGCGGGTTCTAGCTTCTATCAGGCTTTGAATAAAATCGGAAATGAAACTCCAGACGTAAAAGATGCCGCATACTTTGCACAGGCATTTACGGCTATCCAAGATCTGATCGATCAAGGATGGATTCTGGCTGGACACGACATCTCCTCCGGAGGGCTCATCACAGCCTTGCTGGAAATGTGCTTCCCAACTCCAGGTGTAGGACTGAAGGTTCACACCAACCGCATGCATGAGGAGGATCTGGTAAAAGTGCTTTTCGCAGAAAACCCAGGTATTTTGATTCAGGTAGCGGATGAAAATGCAGTAGAAGCACTTTTGGTGGAAGCAGACGTGGATTATGTAGAGCTGGCGAAAGTGACCGATTCAGGGGTAGTGGAACTGAAAAAAACCGAAATCAACCTGGACATAGCTGAGCTTCGCGATGTTTGGTTCAAATCTTCCTATTTATTAGACCGAAAACAAAGCGGAGAAAAGCTAGCCAAAGACCGCTTTGACAATTATAAAAACCAACCCCTTTCATTTGAGTTTGCGGCAGACTGGAAAGGCGACTTTGCGGCAGCAGGCCTTGATCCTTTCAGAACTACTAAAGGAAAAGCCAAGGCAGCGATCATCCGAGAAAAAGGTGTGAATGGCGATCGTGAAATGGCTTATTCGCTTTGGCTAGCTGGCTTCGAAGTGAAGGACATACACATGACCGATCTAATCTCAGGTCGTGAAAACCTGGAAGATGTGCAACTCATCGCCTTCGTAGGAGGATTCTCCAATTCCGATGTTCTGGGATCAGCCAAAGGCTGGGCAGGAGCCTTCTTATACAACCCGAAGGCTAAGCAAGCCCTGGACAACTTCTACGCCCGTCCTGACACCTTGAGTTTGGGTGTGTGTAACGGTTGCCAGCTGATGGTAGAACTTGGCTTGGTCACTCCTGATCATGCAGACAAGCCAAAGATGCTGCATAACGATTCGCACAAGTTTGAGTCTACCTTTGTGAATGTGACCATTCCTGAGAACAACTCTGTGATGCTAGGATCGCTCAGCGGTCAGCGTCTTGGCGTTTGGGTTGCGCATGCAGAAGGTAAATTCTCTCTACCGCTAGCAGCTGAGCAGTACAATTTTGCGATGAAATACAGCTACGAGGCCTACCCAGGGAATCCTAATGGTTCCGACCATGCGACAGCCGGTATCGCATCCGCAGACGGACGTCACCTGGCGATTATGCCACATATAGAGCGTACCCTGAAGCCTTGGAACTGGGCGCATTATCCTGCTGATAGAAATGACGACTTTACACCTTGGATGGAGGCTTTTGTGAATGCGAGGAAATGGGTTGAGGCGAATTCTGAAGGCTAA
- a CDS encoding efflux RND transporter periplasmic adaptor subunit, producing the protein MKSFNKFSPLIALAFLAFSCGPKDEIAAKHAELEELKAQSNEISTSIAELEAELTKLDPEFAKQNKKSVLITTAEAKKGEFDHYVEVTGSVLSKKNVMISAETSGRILEIPVLEGMRVTKGTVMARIDSESLQRNIDELENSLELATTLFEKQERLWNQQIGTEVQYLEAKNRKEGLERNLATAKTNLAKAVITAPFSGTLESIEVRLGELVQPGMGMFQFVGESDLFIEADISESYIGVLSKGDSVEVNFPSINKELQTKVSSIGAIINPNNRTFKVEVYLPNLPMVKPNMISVLKILDYQNANAVVVPSHLILSDNRGDYVFVVEDGKALKKYVERGKTFDRETEILSGLKGGETLVDKGFREVGDNFNVNIAQQ; encoded by the coding sequence ATGAAATCATTCAATAAATTTTCCCCACTGATTGCTTTAGCTTTTTTGGCATTTTCCTGCGGACCAAAAGATGAAATCGCCGCCAAGCATGCGGAACTGGAAGAGCTGAAAGCACAATCGAATGAGATATCCACTTCCATAGCGGAGTTAGAAGCTGAGCTTACCAAGCTGGACCCGGAATTTGCGAAGCAGAACAAAAAGTCAGTACTCATCACCACGGCTGAGGCCAAAAAGGGGGAGTTTGACCACTACGTAGAGGTGACTGGTTCCGTCCTTTCTAAAAAGAACGTGATGATCAGTGCCGAAACTTCAGGCAGGATTTTGGAGATTCCAGTACTGGAGGGCATGCGCGTGACGAAGGGAACGGTAATGGCAAGAATTGATTCGGAGAGCCTTCAGAGAAATATAGACGAATTGGAAAACTCCTTGGAGCTGGCCACTACGCTTTTTGAAAAGCAGGAGAGACTTTGGAATCAGCAGATCGGTACAGAAGTCCAGTATTTGGAAGCCAAAAACAGAAAAGAAGGCTTGGAACGTAACCTGGCTACCGCCAAAACCAATCTGGCTAAGGCGGTGATCACTGCTCCTTTTTCCGGAACCCTAGAGTCTATTGAAGTGAGACTGGGTGAATTGGTGCAGCCAGGTATGGGGATGTTTCAGTTTGTAGGTGAAAGCGACCTGTTTATCGAGGCAGATATTTCCGAAAGCTACATCGGAGTATTGTCAAAAGGTGATTCGGTAGAGGTGAATTTCCCTTCCATCAATAAGGAGCTACAGACCAAAGTGTCTTCGATTGGAGCGATTATTAACCCAAATAATAGGACTTTCAAAGTGGAAGTTTACCTTCCAAATCTTCCAATGGTGAAGCCAAATATGATCTCAGTTTTGAAGATTTTGGATTATCAAAATGCCAATGCGGTAGTGGTGCCTAGCCACTTGATATTGAGTGACAATAGAGGCGATTATGTGTTTGTGGTAGAGGACGGAAAAGCGCTCAAAAAGTATGTGGAGCGTGGAAAAACCTTTGACCGGGAGACAGAAATCCTAAGTGGCCTTAAGGGCGGGGAAACGCTGGTAGACAAGGGTTTCCGTGAAGTTGGGGATAATTTTAATGTGAATATAGCGCAGCAATAA
- a CDS encoding TetR/AcrR family transcriptional regulator produces MRQKILEVAIEQFSHYGVRIVTMEDIARLIGISKKTLYQEFKDKKELIKEAFSTVLEQDCQKLQDFADSKDGVIEHLVQTSKMVRERLSAMNPLVIIEIQRYFPDTWEVFERYREEVIETDLVNVLERGKKLGYFRPEINSAILAKMRVEQISAGFNMTNLRNSEFTLVEMQVSVLDHFLHGIFTDKGRESYLQKQNLN; encoded by the coding sequence ATGAGACAAAAAATCTTGGAGGTGGCCATAGAGCAATTCAGTCATTACGGCGTGAGAATCGTTACGATGGAGGATATTGCCCGGCTTATCGGGATTTCAAAGAAGACGCTTTATCAGGAGTTCAAAGACAAAAAAGAATTAATCAAGGAAGCCTTCTCCACGGTACTGGAGCAGGATTGTCAAAAGTTACAGGATTTTGCAGATTCCAAAGATGGGGTGATTGAGCATTTGGTGCAGACTTCCAAGATGGTAAGGGAGCGATTGAGCGCCATGAATCCTCTGGTGATTATAGAAATCCAACGGTATTTCCCGGATACTTGGGAGGTTTTTGAGCGGTATAGAGAGGAAGTTATTGAGACAGATCTTGTCAATGTATTGGAGAGAGGTAAGAAGTTGGGTTATTTTCGCCCGGAGATCAACTCAGCTATTTTGGCCAAGATGCGAGTGGAACAGATCAGTGCAGGATTTAATATGACTAATCTCCGTAATTCGGAATTTACGCTCGTGGAGATGCAAGTCAGTGTATTGGATCATTTTCTACACGGCATATTTACCGATAAAGGCCGTGAGTCCTATTTGCAAAAGCAAAACCTAAATTGA
- a CDS encoding UpxY family transcription antiterminator has product MEDLKWYVMYTASRAEKKVADRLVEKGWEVYLPMIEELRQWSDRKKKVKRAMFNGYVFVKTRRNQLWECLQEPGAVKFVHFSGQHATLRDEDIEVIQRVVETGVDVESDGSEIDPGEKVKVIGGPLQHMTGEVIEKGNKDYFLIRIPGIYQNLLISVPRKFLEVTR; this is encoded by the coding sequence ATGGAAGATTTGAAGTGGTACGTTATGTACACAGCCTCAAGAGCAGAGAAGAAAGTAGCGGATCGATTGGTAGAAAAAGGCTGGGAAGTTTACCTGCCTATGATCGAGGAATTGAGGCAGTGGTCAGATAGGAAGAAGAAAGTAAAGCGAGCCATGTTCAATGGCTATGTTTTTGTAAAGACAAGGCGCAATCAACTCTGGGAATGCCTGCAAGAGCCAGGGGCTGTAAAATTTGTGCATTTTTCCGGACAGCATGCTACCCTACGGGATGAGGATATTGAAGTGATTCAGCGTGTAGTGGAAACTGGAGTAGATGTGGAATCAGATGGTTCGGAAATTGACCCTGGAGAGAAAGTGAAAGTTATAGGTGGGCCACTGCAGCACATGACTGGAGAGGTAATAGAAAAAGGAAACAAAGATTATTTTCTGATCCGTATTCCTGGGATTTACCAGAATTTATTGATTTCCGTGCCCAGGAAGTTTTTGGAAGTGACCAGGTAA